In Nymphaea colorata isolate Beijing-Zhang1983 chromosome 5, ASM883128v2, whole genome shotgun sequence, one genomic interval encodes:
- the LOC126410059 gene encoding uncharacterized protein LOC126410059: MHGLLDCINVLVEDYTKQDVVHNELDLYDSCFQNMGLPATVRARTTMRPDLWWNRYGFDCPNLARFAVKVLSQTCSASGCERNWSVFQHIHSKKRNRLEHKRLNDLVFVRYNMRLKQRELEKSLARKHTSQFDPISLENFDDLEPWIEEELATIFDDEDLECFNLEAEATEGFVDERESATAGAGAEYVGEDLPILDDEEEEEDEDEDDEDYE, encoded by the exons atgcatggtttgttagattgtattaatgtgttagtgGAAGATTATACAAAACAAGatgttgtgcacaatgagttggatctatatgatagttgttttcagaacatgggactacctgccaccgttcgagccaggacaacgatgcgtccag atttgtggtggaataggtatgggtttgattgtccaaacctagcacgttttgcagtcaaagtcctcagccagacatgcagtgctagtggatgcgaaaggaactggagtgtgttccaacatatccatagcaaaaaaaggaataggctcgaacataaaaggttgaatgaccttgtctttgttcgatataatatgaggttgaaacaaag agaattagaaaaatcattagcaaggaagcacacatctcagttcgatcctatcagcttggaaaattttgatgatctagagccatggattgaagaagaactagctacaatatttgatgatgaagatcttgaatgcttcaaccttgaagctgaagcaacagaaggctttgttgatgaaagagagtctgctactgctggtgctggtgctgaatatgttggtgaagatcttccaattcttgacgatgaagaagaagaagaagatgaagatgaagatgatgaagattatgaatga